GAAAACGTGTCATGTCCTTTGGACTGGTTTTTATGCTTCTCGCGGTAACTGGCATCATGTTTACCAGAAATGCTCTATGGTTGAACTTACTGTTTGCAATGGCAGGTGTGGGTTGGGCCATGATTAACATTAATTCGCTACCCACGGTGGTGGACATGGGCTCTCTTGCTGAGGTTGGTACGTTTACCGGTTTGTATTACTTTTCTTCCCAAGCTGCATCAATTGTTTCTCCGCCACTTATTGGCTTTATCTCCGATCTGGCAAAAAGTAAATACGTCATGTTCCCCTATGCATTGATTTTCTTTTTACTGTCACTTATTTGCCTTTCAAACGTGAGAAAGGGTGATATTGTTACTAAGTAGCGTCCAAAGAAGACGTTTCAAGATTGCAGGAGGCAAAGGTTGATATCAATACTAGAGATTAAAGACTTGCGGAAGTACTTTGGTAAAACCAAGCCTGTAGATGTGATTTCATTTTCTTCCGCTGTCAGAGGCGATCTCCCTCTACAGTGTGGTAGTTGCCAATGTGATTTCTCCACGCAGATGCGAAGGTGTTTATGATCTGCTCGCTTACTTACACATGCTTGTGGTGTTTTTGCGTTTGGTTGAATAAGTGCTTTAGCTACAGTCTTATGTGGCATGGAATCTGCTTTTCTACGGTTTCAGTTTGGAGTCGGCGCGCTCTTTTGCCACTATTAGCTATCTCAACGACAATTGTTCGGCCGCTTGGAGATGATTTAAGTGCGGGTTAATGCATGCTTGAATACTGTAAAAATTGAATGGTTAAAAATGGTATGGAAAGGCTTTGTGAACTCTGACCAACGAATGGAGGAGTGAGTATATGAAAAAAGTTGTTGCCATAGGGGGAGGAGAGATTTCAAAATTTGAAACTTTGAAAATAGATGAAGAAATAGTTAAACTAACTGGTAAAGCCAATCCAAAAGCTCTTTTTATACCAACTGCGAGCGGAGAACCTGAAGGTTACTGTGAAAGTTTTGACCTTGTCTATGGTAAAACGCTTGGATGCAAGACAGATGTTTTGTTTTTAATAAAAGATAGTTTGGATAGGACGCTAATAGAAGATAAAATCTTGTGGGCAGATTTGATTTATGTTGGCGGTGGTAACACAAAGAGGATGATGGAAATATGGAGGTCCAAAGGTGTTGACAAGATGTTGATTGATGCTTATCAGAGAGGAACGGTACTTTCAGGATTGAGTGCAGGAGCTATATGCTGGTTCAAATACGGTTTTAGTGATTCACTAAGATTTCAGGATGTAGAAACATGGAGTTATATTAAAGTTGAGGGTTTGGGGCTTTTTGATGCCATACTATGTCCTCATCTCGACGAAGAAAATAGAAGGGAATATTTTGAAAAATTTATGATGAACTTTGATGGTACAGGAATAGGATTAGAGAATGGCTGTGCAATTGAAATCATAGAAGATACTTTTAGAATTATTAAGTCTTTTGAAAATGCTCATGCCTATGTATTTAAAAGAAGAAGAGATAAATTGTTTGTTGAAGAGATAAAGAATGACGATTACCTTCCATTTAATTTGCTAAGTTAGATATTAAAATCAAACACCGGGGACGGTTCTTCTTGTTTGATTTTCAAACTTCAAACAAAAAGAACCGTCCCTTTGTTTGATTATTTTTATTGTTTATCGATAAAAATATATTGATTTTCAATAAATTATGTGTCATAATGTGAGTAAAATAATTGAAATTGAGGTGTAGTTATGAAAAAGTGGATGTTAAATTTATTAAAAATTTCTTTGGTGGTTATAGGCTTTGTAATACTTATGCTGTCTATTTTCTGGCTTCCAAGTGTAGCAAATACATTAGCTGAACAAAATCCAGAATACGCCTATCTAAAATATCCTCTTCTATTTGGTATTTATCTTACATGCATTCCTTTTTATATAGGTGTATACAATGGCTTTGTTATTTTAAGACTTATTGAGAAGGATAAAGCTTTTACAGAATATACCAACAAATCTCTCACTTATATATTTTACTCGTCCATTGCTATAATTTTACTTTATGTAATAGGCATGGTATATCTCATCTTTAACAACGCCTTACATCCGAGCCTATTTTTATTAGGTGTGGGTATAATTTTTATGTCTTTTATTATAGCATCTGCGGCAGGAGTGATTAAAGCTCTTTTAATAAAGGTTATAGAAATAAAAAACGAACATGACCTGACAATTTAGGAGGTTGGATTGTGATTAGAGTTAATCTTGATGTAATGTTAGCGAAAAGAAAGATGACGCTATCAGAACTTTCAGAAAAAGTCGGCATAACGATGGCAAATTTGTCAATTTTAAAGACAGGCAAAGCCAAAGCTATTCGCTTTTCGACTTTGGATGCTATTTGTAGAGTTTTAGAGTGTCAGCCAGGAGATATATTAGAGTATGTAGAAGATGAATGAAGAGCTATTTGCGTTGCCTTATATTGATAAGCAAAGGTGCTTGGGGACAGAAAAAAGGCTTTTGAGTAAACCCATAAGAAGTAAGTTTATTTTACTTCCTATGGGTTTTTAATTTATAGAGAAAAAAGGAGTAAAAGTTTGAAATTGAGAGTTTTTGAGAGATAAATTGGCTTAATCAATAATAACAAGCTTTTTTGCTACTTTAATAAATTTTACTGGAAATTTAAATAATGTTATTATTAAAGCAACAAAGTTTAAAAAATTTAAATTGAAATTTATATAATTTAAAGAAGTAAAATGAAGAATAGGAGGGAGTCAATTGGATTTTATAAAAAGGGGGAAAATTTTTATAGGCTGCTTGTTTATAGGTACGGGCCTAGGAATATTTTTAGGTCATTTCATGGGAGGTCTTTTCTTAGGATTTGGAATGGGAATTGTATTAGGAGAAATTTTTGGGAGGTGAGGGTGTGAAAAAGTACTTTTTCAAAAATAAATTGCTTTTGACTGGGAATATAATTTTAACTCTGGCAGAAAGTATTTTGAGCGTTATGTTAGCATTCATTTTAGCAAATTTTGTAGATGCAGCAGTAGAGTATGACATGGCACTTTTATATAAAACATGTATAATTTTTTCGCTGTATTTAATTTCTGTGTTGATTGTATGGTATTCCCTTAGGATTGTAAGAGCAAGCTATATAAGGCAAATGCTTTTTGATTTAAAAAATGACATATTTTCTAAGGTAATAAATAAAGAGATTGACCAGTTCCAGAAAGGCAACAGCGCTTCGTATATTTCCACATTAAATAACGATATAACGATACTGGAGCAAGATTATTTTAAAAATATATTGACGATGGTAGCGCTAATATTTTCTTTTATAATTGCAACAGTTGCAATTTTTAAATTAAATTTTTTCATCGCTGTAGGAGTTTTTGTTATAAGTATTTTTCTTGTGGCTATTCCTTATCTTTTTAGAGAAAAAATAAGTAGAGCTAAAAAAGAATTTTCAGATAGTTTATCTGATTTGACTGTGCAGACAAACGACATACTATCTGGTTTTGAAGTAGTAAAAAGCTTTAATGTGGAAAAATTAGTAGAGGGACAGTATAAAAAATACAATAAAAAAGTGGAAGATAACCGATTTTTCTTTGAAAAAATGCTTGCTTTGGCAAATTCTCTGACAGAGTTCTTTGGATATTTAATGTTTTTTGCTTCACTGGGGCTCGGTGCATATCTTGTAATAAAGCGCATTTTAGAACCTGGATTGATGATAGCTGCGGTGCAGTTAATGAATAATATTGTAAATCCCATGATAGGAATTATTGAAAGGGTAAATGCTTTGAAAGGGACAGAATCAATACAGAAAAAGATAATGGATATTATGGAAGATAAAGAACAGCAGGAAGGAGAGTTTATCTCAAAGACAGATTTTAATGACGCAATAGTTTTTGAAAATGTAAGCTTTTCTTATGGGAGGAGAGAAGAACCTACTTTAAAAAATATATCTTTTACGGTAAAGAAAGGAGAAAAATGTGCGATTATTGGTCCAAGTGGCAGTGGCAAATCAACAATAGTAAAACTTCTTTTAAAATACTATAACAATTTTGAAGGAAGAATTTTAATTGACGGAATAGACATAAGAAATATAAAAACTGAAGATTTGTACAACAATCTAATTTCTGTGATACACCAGAACGTGTTTATGTTTGATACAAGTATTAAAAACAATATAACTCTTTTTAAGGAGTACGATGAAAAAGTTATTGAGAGGGCAATTTCCTTATCTGGGTTAAAGGAATTTATAGAGAAATTACCGGATAAAGAAAATACAGAAGTGGGAGAAAAGGGCAGTAATTTATCAGGAGGGGAAAGGCAGAGGATAAGCATTGCACGGGCATTAATCAAAGGTACACCTATATTGGTTTCAGATGAGCCTACCTCATCACTGGATAAAAAAACAGCTTTGAGCATAGAAAATTCCATTTTAAGCATAGAAGGATTGACAGCACTGGTAATAACTCATAATACTTCTGAAGAAGTTCTTAAAAAATATGACAAGATAATTTTTGTAGAGGACGGGGAAGTAGTAAAAGTAGGGACTTTCGATGAAATTTTTACTCCAGCAAGTGTAGTTTTATCTGTAGTAGGTTAATGAGTATAAACTAAAAAGAGTTGAGAATCATGGCTATTACGCATTTTTAAACTTAAAAAATCGTTTTAATATGTAATACAATTCTTCAGATAAGGTGTATTATGGAGGTGTATAGAGTTGAACAATACTGAGAGTAAGAACCTAAAACGTGGAGCTTTTTATTTCATAATACTTTTAGGGTTAGTAAGTCTGCTGGCTGACGTTACATACGAAGGAGCCCGCAGCGTCACTGGCCCTTATCTGGGTCTGTTGGGAGCAAGCAGTGCTGTGGTGGGATTTGCAGCGGGCTTTGGTGAAATGCTTGGTTACGCTTTCCGCTTGGTCTCAGGCTATTGGGCAGATAGAACCCACCGTTACTGGCTCCTAACCATTGTGGGATATGCACTTAACCTACTAGCCATACCATTGCTGGCATTTGTGGGCAACTGGCAAGTAGCCGTTCTGCTTCTCATCTTAGAGAGGCTTGGTAAAGGGCTACGCACCCCTGCGCGAGATGTCATGCTTTCTCAAGCCACGAAGCAAGTAGGTCGCGGCTTTGGATTTGGCTTGCACGAAGCCATGGACCAGATCGGGGCTGTAGCAGGGCCTGTTTTTGTGAGTATCGTGCTTGCCCGCAACCTGGGTTACAGGGACGCGTTCTTGTTTTTGGGCATACCAGCTATTCTTGCCATGATTCTTGTGGTAACGGCAAGATTTCTTTATCCAAAGCCACAGGAATTTGAACCAGCATATAAAGGTATAGAAACGAAGGGTTATTCGAAAGCTTTCTGGATTTACTTAGGTGCTGTGGCGCTCATTGGAGCAGGTTACATTGATTACCCACTTATTGGGTACCACCTGCAGCAAAACGGCATACTCCAGGCGCAGTTCATCGCCCTTCTTTACTCTTTAGCCATGGGGATTGATGCCTTGTCTGCGCTCGTATTCGGTGCATGGTTTGACCGAGCTGGGGTCAGTGTGGTTGGTGTCTCAGCATTAATTGCTGCGCTGTTCTCACCTTTTGCATTCTTACTCCATGTATGGTGGGGTCCAGTCATTGGTATGGTTCTCTGGGGCATTGGCATGGGAGCGCAAGAGTCTGTGATGCGTGCTGCACTGGCAGAGATGATACCTACAGAGAGGCGAGGAGTGGCTTACGGGTTTTTCAACACCGTCTATGGCCTGGCTTGGTTCGCTGGAAGTTTTGTCATGGGCATCATTTATGGTTTTTCTCCAACGCTCATGGTCATAGTTTCCGTAACGCTGGAGCTTTTGGCGGCCCTACTCATTTTTGTAAATAGGCATAGTCTGGAGCATGGCCATGGAGTATAGTGTGAAGGACACTACTAAGCAGTTTTTACTTCTGGGGCACAGGGGATCATCCTTGCTCTGGCCAGAAAATACCTTGGAAGCTTTTTCGAAGGCTTTGGAGGCAGGAGCTGACGGTTTTGAGCTTGATGTTATGGTAACCACTGATGGAACTGCTGTACTGTTTCATGATCCCAACCTTAAGAGGCTTCATGGCATAGATGTGGGCGTGGAAGAGTTAAGCTATGATCAGCTCAGAGACTTACTCAATGGGAAACAACAAGTCTGCACCTTACAGGAGGCATTATCATTAGCTGACGACTATGACTGTTGGGTGGACATTGAGATAAAAACTATGCAGTGGCATGTAGTACGTGAAACTGTAAGTAAATTCAGCCCCAAGAAGAAGATAATTTCATCTTTTAGGCATGACGTGGTTAGTGATTGGGCAAAGCTGGACAACGGACGGTACTTGTTTGCTTACATCTATCAGCACTTTCCCAAAGACATTGATGCCTACCTTAGTGAAGTAGACCTGCTTAAGCCGGAGATAAGCTTCTTGGACGAACGCTATGATGGAATAGCTGACAGGGTGCTACCTTGGACAGTTAATGAGAAGAATAAAATTGTTGAACTTAAGCAAAAGGCATTCTTTGGTGCTATAAGTGATTTTCCCAACCTTCTAGAGGAGGAAAACCAGCGAATCAGCCAAAACGCGGGTTATTTAATCTCTGCAGTCAAGAACATAGAAATCACAGCTGATGGCATTAAGCTGGTTCTGGTAAACACGTTAGCTCCAGTACAAATTAAAGAAATTTCATCTGATGCTGAGGTGGAAACTTCGGAGCAGCTTCCCACTTGGTGGGATGTGGGCAAATCACTGACGGTGGTCATAAGAGGAAACCCTTCATACCTGCTCGTGGATACCAGCTACACGGGGGTTATGAGTTTTCCCTTTAACCAACTGATGAAGTGGCTACAGAAGGGTATCAACGAGAACTAAGAAGGTCTTAATGATGACTTCAGCTGCCTCAGGGGAAGGCGAATGTCCCTCCTGAGGCAGCGTTATGAAGAACTTCGTCGTTCTTAATCGGTCGAATAGCCACTGCTGATAAGCGTGAGGTATGAGTTCATCTTCTGAAGAGGCAAAAATGATTACTGGTACTTTGACATGTTTGAGGTCATTTCTTACACTGTCAATGGTTTTTCTCAGAGCCCGAAAGGGCTTCATTGATATGTCCAGCTTTTTTTCATAAAAGCGCCCAAACGTTATGGCACGTCTTTGCTCAGGTGTGAGCCTTACCGCTGGATTAATAACACCTGCCGCTACTAAACCATCTTCTTTTGAATAATGCTGAGCTAAATAAAGTGCTAGTGTTCCGCCCAAGGAGTGGCCAGCTATGACAACATGTTCTACTTCAGTCCTAAGCTGTTTGAATCCTTTCTCGGCATCCTGTAGCCAATCTTCGGCTTTTACATTTTCCAAACTATCAGGTAAGTTCTCATGTCCAGATAATCTTGGTAAAAGGCAGGTGATACCATATTTGTTCAGCTCTTGGGCAAAAGGAAGCATCTGCTCAGGCGAAGAAGTAAATCCATGGATTAGCAGCACTCCCAAACTGCGTGATTTAAGTAATATGGAACTCATAGCAACTTTTGAATGAACTCCAGACTTTTTTGCTCAATGAGCTCTAAATCGTAATCCATGGTAGCTACATGGTAGCTGTTCTCCAATGTTACAAGTTCTTTGGTCTGTGAGCTTACGTTTTCGTAAATCCATCTTTGGTTCTCTGGTGGTACCACATGATCTTCCTTGGAAGAGAAGATAAGTATGGGTTGATCGACATCTTTTATATTGTTTCTGACCAATCTTAGCAGTAAAGCAAGCTGTTTTGTGGCTCGTATCGGTGTAAGCTCATATGCTGGCTCTTTGATGCCTTTCTTGATGTCACTACCTACGCCCTTTGCAAATCTTGGTATACCCAAGGACCCTAATATGAGCATGGAGGTCTCATTTGGCATTCGTACTGCTGCGTTTATGGTTATAAGCCCCGTAATGTCTTTGTGCTTTTCGCCCATATAGAGTGTTAACGTACCGCCCATAGAAAGTCCTGTCACAAATCGTTTACTAGTGCGCTCTTTTAGCCATTCATATGCTTTTTCCACGTCTTCTATCCATTCTTGATATTTACGCTTTTCAAGGTCTTCTGGAGTTGTACCGTGACCAGCAAGTCTTGGCAAAGCGACAGTGAAACCTTGATCGGCATAGAATTGAGCCAGGTCGCGCATGCTTCCTGGCGACCCCGTAAAGCCGTGTATAACCAAAACACCTACATCATTTCCCTCTTTGAAGAAAGCCTCCTCCATGCGCTTGGTCACCTCCTTGTTACTGCTTACTACATTATATGCCGTGCTCGGCTGCATAGGGATTTCGAGTAGCATCTAGCGCCCGTAAAGAAGGAAACACAGCGCATATTGGTAATCTATAATAGAGGTAACAACAATGAAAGTCGCTGTGCATTATGGTTTTTTCTCATTTTGTTGCTTACCAAGGCGGATGGGGAGGAGAGGTGCAATTTCATGGAACAAAAGAAATATGTTTTATCCTTTGACCAGGGTACGACCAGTAGTAGGGCCATGATATTTGACCAAAATGGATGCATAGTAAGCATGGCTCAGAAAGAATTTCCACAAATTTTTCCAAAACCTGGTTGGGTTGAACATGACCCAGAGGATATATGGAATAGTCAAATAGATGTGGCAAAGGAAGCCATGCTAAAAGCGGGTCTTACTGCCGAAGACATTGCCGCTTTGGGCATAGCCAATCAACGTGAAACCACAATCCTTTGGGACAGAAATACTGGTAAACCGGTTTACAATGCCATTGTTTGGCAGTGCCGTAGAACTGCAGAGTTTTGTGACGAGCTCAAGGAAAGAGGATGGGAAAAACCCATAAGGGAAAAGACAGGCTTAGTCATTGACGCTTATTTTAGTGGGACAAAGATTAAGTGGATACTAGACAATGTGCCAGGGGTAAGAGAAAGAGCCGAAAAAGGGGAAGTGCTTTTTGGCAACGTGGACACCTTCCTCATTTGGCGTCTCACAGGCGGTAAGGTGCATGTAACTGATTACACCAATGCTTCCAGAACTATGATCTTTAACATACATGCATTGGACTGGGACGATGACATACTCCAGGAGCTGGACATACCCAGAGCTATGCTTCCAAAGGTGTGTCCTTCATCTCACTTATTTGGTTATACTGATGCCAAATTATTTGGCGGTGAGATTCCCATAGCGGGTGATGCAGGTGACCAACAAGCTGCGTTGTTTGGGCAAGCCTGTTTCGAACCCGGTTCTGCTAAGAACACCTACGGCACTGGTTCTTTCCTGCTGGTTAACACTGGCAGTAAGCCGGTGGAGAGCAAACACGGCTTAATTACCACTGTTGCTTTCGGGCTGGAGGACAGCGTTTGCTATGCTTTAGAAGGTTCCATTTTTATCACCGGTGCTGCTGTTCAGTGGCTTCGTGACGGTTTAGGAATTATAAAGGTAGCAGATGAAGTGGAAACCTTGGCTAGGCAAGTCGAAGATACAGCTGGCGTTTATTTTGTACCAGCCTTTGTGGGGTTAGGTGCTCCTTACTGGGACATGTATGCCCGCGGTATGATCATTGGAATTACACGGGGCACAACAGCATGCCATCTAGCTCGAGCAACGCTGGAGGCCATGGCTTATCAAACCCGAGACGTGTTGGAAGCAATGAAGAGCGATTGCGGTTTTGACTTAAAACTACTTAGGGCCGATGGAGGAGCCTCTGTGGATAATCTACTGCTTCAAATCCAAGCGGATGTTTTGGGGCTCGCAGTACAAAGGCCAGTAGTAAGAGAAACTACTGCACTGGGTACGGCCTACTTGGCAGGATTGGCCACAGGCTTCTGGCATAATCTGGAAGAGATCGCGAACATTTGGCAACTGGATAGAACTTTTGAGCCTCAAATAACAGCAATAAAGAGAGAGGAGATGTACGCTGGATGGAAACGAGCAGTGGAAAGAGCTCGGGGATGGACCCAATAGCTGATACCACTTCGTTTGATGTGGTCATAATTGGGGCGGGTATTGTAGGTGCCGCTGCATTCCGTGAGCTATGCAAGTACGACTTGAAAGTGCTGCTACTAGATTCATTGCACGATGTAGGAGGTGATGCCAGCAGAGCTAATTCAGCCATATTGCATGGCGGATTTGATCCCCAGCCTGGTACGCTCATGAGCATTTTCAACAAACAGGGTGTTCAGCTCTGGTTCCAGTGGGCGCAGGATCTTTCCATTGATGTGGAATGGACAGGCTCATTGGTGCTTGCCTTCAATGATGCTGACATAGCCGAAATTACCAGACTTTACCACAATGGCAAGAAGGTAAGGGTTCCTGTGAAATTCTTAGGACGAGATGAAACGCTAAAAAGAGAACCTGTGGTTAATCCGGAAGTAAGAGCTTCCTTATATGCGCCGGTTTCAGGTATTATTGATCCTTTCCAAGCGGTGATTGGTTTGGTTGGTAACGGTTTGAAAAACGGCGGTCAGCTTATGCTGGATACGGAGGTTACAAATCTTAGAAAGTCACCTGATGGTTACATAACTGTGCAAACAAACCATGGCGAACTAAGAACGAAAGTGGTCGTAAACGCTGCTGGGTTGAATGCTCATCACATAATGCACATGGCTGGTGAAGACTGGTTTTCCATTCATCCCCGCCGTGGTCAGTATTTTATCTTGGACAAGAATGTGGGTAACTTGGTGCGCCATGTAGTCTTTAGAGCCCCTACACCAAAAGGAAAAGGCGTTTTGGTTAGCAGAACCACCCATGGCAATTTACTCATTGGGCCCACAGCTGAAGATCTTACTGAGCCTGACAGGAGAACAACTGCCGAGGGTTTGGCTGAAGTCCTTGAGGGCGCAAAACACTTAGTTCCATTCCCCTATGAACGCTATGCCATTGCGCAGTACGCTGGACTAAGAGCCATTGGTTCAGTGGATGACTTCGTGGTACAGCATTCCAAAACCATGGAAGGCCTTGTAAACGCAGCAGGTATAAAGTCTCCGGGATTAACTGCAGCACCAGGCATTGCACAGGAGTTAGTTAAGCTGGTGGCCGATTTATTGCCGTTAGAAGAGAAAAAGAACTTTGACCCTTATTTTGAGTTTCCACCCATACTAAGAGAACTGCCCTTTGCGGACCGCGAAAAATTGATAGATGAAGATCCCGCCTACGGACACATGGTTTGCCGCTGTGAACTGGTGACTGAAGGGGAAATCAAAAGTGTACTCAAGATGCAACCAGCGGCCAGTGATCTGGATGGCATCAAGCGGCGCGTGAGAGCCACAGCTGGTCGGTGTCAGGGCGGTTTTTGCACGCCAAGAATTATCGACATTCTGTCGCGGGAGCTGAACCTGAGTTATGACCAGATAACGAAATTTGGCAGGAATTCGAAGCTTATTTACGGCGATAACCGACGAGGTGATGAATAGTGTTTGTGGCAGTAGTGGGCGGAGGCCCTGCTGGCATGGCAGCCGCAGTGTCTGCGAAAAAAGCTGGGGCAGACCATGTGGTAATCATTGAGCGTGCAGAGCGTTTAGGGGGCGTATTACCCCAGTGTATCCATTCGGGGTTTGGTGTGAACTATTACGGTGAGGATTTGACTGGTCCAGAATTTGCGGAGCGTTTGCGTGCCGATGTAAAGGCAGCCAACATTGAGGTGTGGCTCAATGCCATGGTTATCGAAGCTTACCCAGATAAAACACTCACAGTTTCAAGACCAGAAGGAATAAGTTCAGTTAAGCCTGACGCTGTTATTTTTGCTGTGGGTGCCAGGGAACGTCCTCGTGGGGCTATTGCCATACCAGGTACACGTCCTGCGGGCGTTTACACAGCGGGTACTGCGCAGTACATGATAAACATTCAAGGGTTTGAAGTTGGCAAAGAAGTCTTTGTACTGGGTTCAGGTGATATTGGACTCATAACAGCCAGGAGGATGGCTTTAGAGGGAGCCAAGGTACATGGTGTAGCGGAGCTTATGCCTTTCCCTGGTGGTTTGGCTAGGAATGTGCAGCAGTGCCTAAAAGACTTTGACATACCTTTACTACTTTCTCATACTGTTACTGAAGTTTTAGGATCAGAGCGCGTGGAAGCTGTAAAGGTGGCCGAAGTTAGAAATGGAAAGGCTGTGCCTAATACTGAGAGAGTATTTCCTGTGGATACGCTTGTGCTGTCGGTGGGTTTGCTTCCTGAAGCAGAACTTCTGAGACAGATCGGTTTGCGCATATTGCCCTATACCGGTAGCGCCGCCGTGGATCAATTCTTTCAAACGGACATACCTGGCGTTTTTGTTGTGGGTAACGGAGTGGGCATTTGGGACTTGGTTGATAACGTGGCAATTTCTGCTTCCATTGCTGGAGCACGCGCTGCAAAATCCCAAGGTGACAGGTCAGAATTTGCTGAGGTTTCGCCTACTGACACTGTTAGGGTGGTCATCCCTCAGCGTTTATCCTTGGGAGAGTTAGAGCCACCACGTCTTTGGTTTAGGGTAGCCTGTCCCATGCCAGTTGGTGTGGCATTGCTCACTCGTGGTGAAGATGAGGTCATTGCCAGGAAAGGTTTTGCTGGATTAAAACCTGCTGAAATGGCTGAATTCCCTCTAAAGGAAGAGCAGTACCGTGCCATAAAACCGGGCGATAAGCTTCAATTAAAGGTGGCACAGCCATGACTGAGGAATATGAGCAAAACAAAACAATGGCGTTTACCTGCATCGTTTGCCCAGTGGGCTGCACCCTAAACGTTACTGTGGGAGAAGGCAATAACATAAAGGTTTTAGGTAACAAATGCCCCAAGGGAGCCGAATACGCACTTAGGGAAGTAACAAATCCTCAAAGGTATGTTCAGAGCACAGTGGTTCTGCTGGGTAGCAAGACTGAGCGTAGGTTACCCGTAAAAACTGACAAACCTGTTCCTAAAGACCGCATTTTTGACGTCGTTAAGGAAATACGAAAGGTAAAAGTAAATGCTCCTGTGAAGGTGGGCGACGTGGTTCTGGAAGATGTTCTTGGACTTGGCGTAAATGTGATTGCCACTAGAACAGTGGAGGAGTAAAGGAAAAAACTCACATAAATTGGTCGGCTGTTTCTAATTATTCTAGCCTGTCCTTATCTTAGCTCTAACGTACTTACCGCCTGAGTACTCTTTTTGCCGCTTTGAATACCCTAGGCATATGCATTCTTACGTAGGATTTTATATCCTCCCAGGCGAACATGTAGCTTTCTCCAATGGAAATAAGAAACCTGATTGGTAGTTTTGGTGAGAGGATA
The genomic region above belongs to Coprothermobacter proteolyticus DSM 5265 and contains:
- the glpK gene encoding glycerol kinase GlpK produces the protein MEQKKYVLSFDQGTTSSRAMIFDQNGCIVSMAQKEFPQIFPKPGWVEHDPEDIWNSQIDVAKEAMLKAGLTAEDIAALGIANQRETTILWDRNTGKPVYNAIVWQCRRTAEFCDELKERGWEKPIREKTGLVIDAYFSGTKIKWILDNVPGVRERAEKGEVLFGNVDTFLIWRLTGGKVHVTDYTNASRTMIFNIHALDWDDDILQELDIPRAMLPKVCPSSHLFGYTDAKLFGGEIPIAGDAGDQQAALFGQACFEPGSAKNTYGTGSFLLVNTGSKPVESKHGLITTVAFGLEDSVCYALEGSIFITGAAVQWLRDGLGIIKVADEVETLARQVEDTAGVYFVPAFVGLGAPYWDMYARGMIIGITRGTTACHLARATLEAMAYQTRDVLEAMKSDCGFDLKLLRADGGASVDNLLLQIQADVLGLAVQRPVVRETTALGTAYLAGLATGFWHNLEEIANIWQLDRTFEPQITAIKREEMYAGWKRAVERARGWTQ
- a CDS encoding NAD(P)/FAD-dependent oxidoreductase, which codes for METSSGKSSGMDPIADTTSFDVVIIGAGIVGAAAFRELCKYDLKVLLLDSLHDVGGDASRANSAILHGGFDPQPGTLMSIFNKQGVQLWFQWAQDLSIDVEWTGSLVLAFNDADIAEITRLYHNGKKVRVPVKFLGRDETLKREPVVNPEVRASLYAPVSGIIDPFQAVIGLVGNGLKNGGQLMLDTEVTNLRKSPDGYITVQTNHGELRTKVVVNAAGLNAHHIMHMAGEDWFSIHPRRGQYFILDKNVGNLVRHVVFRAPTPKGKGVLVSRTTHGNLLIGPTAEDLTEPDRRTTAEGLAEVLEGAKHLVPFPYERYAIAQYAGLRAIGSVDDFVVQHSKTMEGLVNAAGIKSPGLTAAPGIAQELVKLVADLLPLEEKKNFDPYFEFPPILRELPFADREKLIDEDPAYGHMVCRCELVTEGEIKSVLKMQPAASDLDGIKRRVRATAGRCQGGFCTPRIIDILSRELNLSYDQITKFGRNSKLIYGDNRRGDE
- a CDS encoding NAD(P)/FAD-dependent oxidoreductase; this translates as MFVAVVGGGPAGMAAAVSAKKAGADHVVIIERAERLGGVLPQCIHSGFGVNYYGEDLTGPEFAERLRADVKAANIEVWLNAMVIEAYPDKTLTVSRPEGISSVKPDAVIFAVGARERPRGAIAIPGTRPAGVYTAGTAQYMINIQGFEVGKEVFVLGSGDIGLITARRMALEGAKVHGVAELMPFPGGLARNVQQCLKDFDIPLLLSHTVTEVLGSERVEAVKVAEVRNGKAVPNTERVFPVDTLVLSVGLLPEAELLRQIGLRILPYTGSAAVDQFFQTDIPGVFVVGNGVGIWDLVDNVAISASIAGARAAKSQGDRSEFAEVSPTDTVRVVIPQRLSLGELEPPRLWFRVACPMPVGVALLTRGEDEVIARKGFAGLKPAEMAEFPLKEEQYRAIKPGDKLQLKVAQP
- a CDS encoding DUF1667 domain-containing protein, which encodes MTEEYEQNKTMAFTCIVCPVGCTLNVTVGEGNNIKVLGNKCPKGAEYALREVTNPQRYVQSTVVLLGSKTERRLPVKTDKPVPKDRIFDVVKEIRKVKVNAPVKVGDVVLEDVLGLGVNVIATRTVEE